The DNA sequence GGGCCACCGCCGGCAGCGACCGCATCAGGTACGACAGGTAGGCGGTACGGAACGCCCGGTTGGTCGGGTGACTGAACTCGCACACCACCAGCCGGCCACCCGGGCGGGTCACCCGGGCCAGTTCACGCAGAGCGGCACCGGTGTCGACCATGTTGCGCAGCGCGAACGAGATGGTCACCGCGTCGAAGGTCGCGTCGGCGAACGGCAGCCGCAGCGCGTCCCCGGCCAGCAGCGGCACGTCGGGGCGTACCCGGCGGCCGGCCAGCAGCATGCCGAGCGACAGGTCCAGGCCCACCGCGTACGCGCCGGAGCGGGCCAGCTCCTCGGTCGACACCCCGGTGCCGGCGCCGAGGTCGAGCACCCGGTCGCCGGGCCGCAGCCCGAGCGCCGACCGGGTGGCCCGGCGCCAGCCGCGGTCCTGGCCGAACGAGAGGACGGTGTTGGTCAGGTCGTATTTCGAGGCGACGCCGTCGAACATCGCGGCGACCTCGTGCGGCTGCTTGTCGAGCTGAGCGCGGGACACGGGTCAACTGTGCCAGCACCGTGACGGGACCCGACAGCCACCCTGGTACGGCCGCGGGCGCCGGCGGTCGGACCGCCGGCGCCCGCGGGTGCCGTCCTGATTGGGCGTACGGCCCTACCTGTCCTCGGTCGGAGTGACCAGGACCACCCGACGCCGGCGGGCGAGCACGAGCAGCACGCCGCCCACCACGAGCACCAGCAGTCCGACGCCGCCGAGCAGGGTCGCCTGCACACCGGTCACCGGCAGCCCACCGCCACCGCCCGAGCCGCCGCCCGGACCGCCCGGACCGTCGCCGGACACGGTGATCGTGATCGGTGCGGCGTTGTCCTCCGGCGCCGACTCCGGCGAGGCGAAGGTGTTGCTGACCGTGATCTGCCCGTCGGCGCCGACCTGCTCCGCGTCGATCCGGAACTTCAGCGCGAAGGACGTCGTCTGCCCGACCCCCAGCTCACCGTCGAGCCCGCAGACCAGGCCGCCGTCCTCCTCGACGCACGACGGAAGGGTGCCCGCCTCGGGCAGCAGTGCCGTGGTGCCCGCCGGGGCCTGCACCTTGAACAGCGGACTGCTGGTCGCCGGACCCTTGTTGGTCGCCTCGAACGCGACCTCGACGGTGTCGCCGACCGCGCCGGTCGCCGGGGTGCCGGTGACCGACAGGTCGACCGGGTTGCGGCCGGTGACCACGGCGAACTGCACGGCGTTGTCGGACGGGTCGGCGTCGCGGCGTACCTTCTCGTCGGCCGCCTCGACCACGGTGTCCTCGCCGGCAGACCGGGCGGCCAGCGACCGCGCGTCCGGGCCGGCCTTGCCGTTGGCGTAGCCGACGACCCAGCCGCCGGAGAGGCCGA is a window from the Polymorphospora rubra genome containing:
- a CDS encoding demethylmenaquinone methyltransferase, which translates into the protein MSRAQLDKQPHEVAAMFDGVASKYDLTNTVLSFGQDRGWRRATRSALGLRPGDRVLDLGAGTGVSTEELARSGAYAVGLDLSLGMLLAGRRVRPDVPLLAGDALRLPFADATFDAVTISFALRNMVDTGAALRELARVTRPGGRLVVCEFSHPTNRAFRTAYLSYLMRSLPAVARAVSSNPDAYVYLAESIRAWPDQAGLSARIMESGWEKVAWRNLTGGVVALHRAVRV